In one window of Cellulophaga sp. HaHa_2_95 DNA:
- the thrA gene encoding bifunctional aspartate kinase/homoserine dehydrogenase I has protein sequence MKVLKFGGTSVANAKNIALVKNIVANSQANKNIVVVSALGGVTDLLLSTATLASAQDNTYKNSLKEIEERHLITIKELIPVLQQSKVLSKVKSELNTLETLLEGAYLIGEITPKLSDKIVSYGELLSSYIISEYFIAEQLNCSYKDSRELIKTNSNFGKAIVDFTTTNSNCKEFFTAVPEQIIVMGGFIASSTSGDSTTLGRGGSDYTAAIIASAVDAELLEIWTDVSGMYTANPRIVKQAMPIPHISYEEAMELSHFGAKVLYPPTIQPVLSKGISIVIKNTFDAENEGTLITKNKNELGKTVRGISHVEHIALLSLEGPGMVGIPGISKRFFEVLSQANISVVLITQASSEHSICVGVSDNDAIKAVQIVNEAFEYEISLGKIKPVIAEEDLAIIALVGDNMKRHQGLSGKMFSTLGKNNVNIRAIAQGASERNISAVIVKDDVKKALNTLHEEFFEDNTKQLNLFVMGVGNVGTKFLNQIQQQRKFLKENLKLNIRVIGISNSRTMVFDEDGISLKSWDEKLKAGEKTDKQKFFENIQKLNYRNSIFVDNTASAEVSETYASYLKNSISVVTCNKIACSSEYNNYKNLKDLARKYNAPFLFETNVGAGLPIIDTLKNLIASGDKILKIQAVLSGSLNFLFNNFNNQSTFHDIVKQAQEQGYTEPDPKIDLSGIDVMRKILILARESGNKIDIEEITNSPFLPEESLATTNNEDFFTSLIKYEADFQKMFKEANDTGSKLKYVAQYEDGKASVGLQHIPKGHDFYNLEGSDNIVLFYTERYPNQPMIIKGAGAGAEVTASGIFADIIRIGNF, from the coding sequence ATGAAAGTTCTAAAATTTGGAGGCACTTCTGTTGCTAACGCTAAAAACATAGCCCTTGTTAAAAACATTGTGGCTAATTCTCAAGCCAATAAAAATATCGTCGTAGTTTCTGCCCTAGGCGGAGTTACAGATTTACTATTAAGTACGGCAACACTAGCTTCTGCTCAAGATAACACTTATAAAAATAGCCTTAAAGAAATTGAGGAAAGACACTTAATTACTATTAAAGAATTAATACCTGTTTTACAGCAAAGCAAAGTGCTAAGTAAGGTAAAAAGTGAGCTTAACACGTTAGAAACCTTATTAGAAGGTGCTTATTTAATAGGAGAAATTACACCAAAACTATCTGATAAAATTGTTAGCTATGGCGAACTATTATCGTCTTACATCATCAGTGAATATTTTATTGCAGAACAACTCAACTGTAGCTACAAAGATAGTAGAGAGCTTATAAAAACAAATTCTAACTTTGGTAAAGCCATAGTAGACTTTACCACAACAAATTCTAATTGTAAAGAGTTTTTTACTGCCGTTCCTGAACAAATTATTGTCATGGGTGGCTTCATAGCCTCTTCTACTTCTGGAGATTCTACAACCTTAGGCAGAGGGGGATCTGATTATACCGCTGCCATTATAGCTAGTGCTGTTGATGCTGAACTTTTAGAAATTTGGACGGATGTTAGTGGAATGTATACGGCTAACCCAAGAATAGTAAAGCAAGCGATGCCTATTCCACATATTTCTTATGAGGAAGCTATGGAGCTTTCGCATTTTGGAGCTAAAGTATTATATCCTCCAACAATACAACCTGTACTTTCTAAGGGTATTTCTATTGTCATTAAAAATACTTTTGATGCGGAAAACGAAGGTACCTTAATTACAAAGAATAAAAATGAACTAGGAAAAACAGTTCGCGGCATAAGTCATGTAGAGCACATTGCATTACTCTCGTTAGAAGGGCCTGGTATGGTAGGTATTCCCGGAATCTCTAAACGCTTTTTTGAAGTATTATCACAAGCAAATATTAGCGTTGTATTGATTACACAAGCATCTTCTGAACACTCTATCTGTGTGGGTGTTTCGGATAATGACGCTATAAAAGCAGTACAAATTGTAAATGAAGCTTTTGAATATGAAATATCCTTAGGCAAAATTAAACCTGTTATTGCAGAAGAAGATTTAGCCATTATTGCCCTTGTGGGCGACAATATGAAGCGTCATCAAGGCTTAAGCGGTAAAATGTTTAGTACTTTAGGAAAAAACAATGTGAACATTAGAGCAATTGCACAAGGTGCTTCTGAACGTAATATTTCTGCGGTCATTGTAAAAGATGACGTCAAGAAAGCCTTAAATACATTACATGAGGAGTTTTTTGAAGACAATACCAAACAATTAAACCTATTTGTAATGGGTGTGGGTAATGTGGGCACAAAATTCTTAAATCAAATACAGCAACAACGTAAATTTTTAAAAGAGAACCTAAAATTAAATATCCGTGTTATTGGAATTTCTAATTCTAGAACAATGGTTTTTGATGAAGACGGTATCAGTCTTAAAAGTTGGGATGAGAAGCTAAAAGCAGGAGAAAAAACAGACAAGCAAAAGTTCTTTGAAAACATTCAAAAACTAAATTACAGAAATAGCATTTTTGTAGATAATACAGCCAGTGCAGAAGTTTCTGAAACCTATGCATCTTATTTAAAGAACAGTATTTCTGTGGTGACCTGTAATAAGATTGCTTGCTCTTCGGAATACAACAATTACAAAAACCTGAAAGATTTAGCACGCAAATACAATGCGCCATTTTTATTTGAAACCAATGTAGGTGCAGGTTTGCCTATTATTGATACGCTTAAAAATTTGATTGCATCAGGAGATAAAATACTAAAAATTCAAGCAGTACTTTCAGGTAGCTTAAACTTCTTGTTTAATAATTTTAATAACCAATCTACTTTCCATGATATTGTTAAACAAGCACAAGAGCAAGGTTATACAGAGCCAGATCCTAAAATAGATTTGAGTGGTATTGATGTAATGCGTAAGATTTTAATTTTAGCACGGGAGAGTGGTAACAAAATAGATATTGAAGAAATAACCAATTCACCTTTCTTACCTGAAGAAAGCCTTGCTACCACAAACAATGAGGACTTTTTTACTTCGCTAATTAAATATGAAGCTGATTTTCAAAAAATGTTTAAAGAGGCTAATGATACCGGCAGTAAATTAAAGTATGTCGCTCAATATGAAGATGGCAAAGCAAGCGTTGGCTTACAGCATATTCCTAAAGGGCACGACTTCTATAATTTAGAAGGTAGTGACAATATTGTATTATTCTATACCGAAAGATACCCTAACCAACCTATGATTATCAAAGGTGCTGGTGCTGGTGCTGAAGTAACTGCATCTGGTATTTTTGCTGATATTATAAGAATAGGTAACTTTTAA
- a CDS encoding ATP-dependent Clp protease ATP-binding subunit, with the protein MDDNFSPRVKDVIAYSKEEALRLGHDFIGTEHLMLGLLRDGSGKAISILDALDVDLNHLRRKVEILSPANPNATPMQKDKKNLHLTRQAERALKTTFLEAKLFQSSSINTAHLLLCILRNENDPTTKLLHKLKVDYDGVKEQFKSMITSDDDYVDSPTSESFPNDADDAAEGKEGNFGGTTNQKGNKKSKTPVLDNFGRDLTQMAEENKLDPVVGREKEIERVSQILSRRKKNNPLLIGEPGVGKSAIAEGLALRIIDKKVSRILYNKRVVTLDLASLVAGTKYRGQFEERMKAVMNELEKNDDIILFIDEIHTIVGAGGATGSLDASNMFKPALARGEIQCIGATTLDEYRQYIEKDGALERRFQKVIVEPTTVDETIEILKNIKGKYEDHHNVIYTDESIIACVKLTNRYMTDRFLPDKAIDALDEAGSRVHIVNMDVPKQILELEKQLEDVRELKNTVVKKQRYEEAAKLRDDEKKIEKDLAVAQEKWEEESKLHRETVTEENVADVVSMMSGIPVNRIAQTEITKLFELPDLIKSNVIGQDEAVAKVAKAIQRNRAGLKDPNKPIGSFIFLGQTGVGKTQLAKVLAKELFDSEDALIRIDMSEYMEKFAISRLVGAPPGYVGYEEGGQLTEKVRRKPYAVVLLDEVEKAHPDVFNMMLQVLDDGFLTDSLGRKIDFRNTIIIMTSNIGARQLKDFGQGVGFGTSAMKSQTDSHQKSVIENALKKAFAPEFLNRIDDVVVFNPLEKEDIHKIIDIELRKLLLRIKEIGYELTLSDKAKDYIAEKGFDKQYGARPLKRAIQKYIEDALAEEIVSSKLQEGDTIFMDLDEEKDELTIKIEKSKKESEA; encoded by the coding sequence ATGGATGATAATTTTTCACCTAGAGTAAAAGATGTAATTGCTTACAGTAAAGAAGAAGCTTTACGACTTGGTCACGATTTTATAGGTACCGAGCACTTAATGCTTGGGCTATTGCGTGATGGAAGTGGAAAAGCAATTAGCATTCTTGACGCTTTAGATGTAGACTTAAATCACCTTCGTAGAAAGGTAGAGATTTTAAGTCCAGCAAATCCCAATGCGACTCCTATGCAAAAAGATAAAAAGAATTTGCATTTGACAAGGCAGGCGGAACGCGCACTAAAAACAACTTTTTTAGAAGCAAAGCTTTTTCAGAGCTCTTCTATCAATACAGCACATTTATTGTTATGCATACTTAGAAATGAGAATGACCCAACTACAAAATTGCTACATAAATTGAAAGTAGACTATGATGGAGTTAAAGAACAATTCAAATCTATGATTACAAGTGATGATGACTATGTAGATTCACCTACATCAGAATCTTTTCCTAATGATGCCGATGATGCAGCAGAAGGTAAAGAAGGAAACTTTGGAGGAACAACGAATCAGAAAGGAAATAAAAAATCTAAAACTCCAGTTTTAGACAATTTTGGTCGCGATTTAACACAAATGGCGGAAGAAAATAAATTAGATCCTGTTGTTGGTAGAGAGAAAGAAATAGAACGTGTTTCTCAAATCCTAAGTAGAAGAAAGAAAAACAACCCCCTTCTTATAGGAGAACCTGGTGTTGGTAAAAGTGCAATCGCAGAAGGTTTAGCACTACGCATTATTGATAAAAAGGTATCACGTATACTTTATAATAAACGTGTAGTTACCTTAGATTTAGCTTCTTTAGTGGCTGGTACAAAATACCGTGGCCAGTTTGAAGAGCGAATGAAAGCGGTTATGAATGAGCTTGAAAAGAATGATGATATTATTCTTTTTATTGATGAAATTCATACCATAGTTGGTGCAGGTGGTGCTACAGGAAGCTTAGATGCTTCTAACATGTTTAAACCAGCATTAGCAAGAGGAGAAATTCAATGTATTGGTGCAACTACCTTAGATGAATACAGACAGTATATCGAGAAAGATGGTGCGTTAGAGCGTCGTTTTCAAAAAGTAATTGTGGAGCCTACCACCGTAGATGAAACAATTGAAATACTTAAAAACATTAAAGGTAAATACGAAGATCACCACAATGTTATTTATACAGATGAATCTATTATTGCTTGTGTAAAGCTCACCAATAGATACATGACTGATCGTTTTCTTCCAGATAAAGCTATTGATGCTTTAGATGAAGCAGGTTCTCGTGTTCATATAGTGAATATGGATGTCCCTAAGCAAATTCTAGAACTAGAAAAGCAACTAGAAGATGTGCGTGAACTCAAGAATACTGTTGTAAAGAAACAACGTTATGAAGAAGCTGCGAAACTTAGAGATGACGAAAAGAAAATTGAAAAAGATTTAGCTGTAGCCCAAGAAAAATGGGAAGAAGAAAGCAAATTACATAGAGAAACTGTAACTGAAGAAAATGTTGCAGACGTAGTTTCTATGATGAGTGGTATTCCTGTAAATAGAATTGCTCAAACAGAGATAACTAAGTTATTTGAGTTACCAGACCTTATTAAGTCCAATGTAATTGGTCAAGATGAAGCGGTTGCCAAAGTAGCCAAAGCTATTCAAAGAAACAGAGCTGGATTAAAAGACCCGAATAAACCTATTGGATCTTTTATTTTCTTAGGTCAGACTGGTGTTGGTAAAACTCAATTGGCTAAAGTTTTAGCAAAAGAATTATTTGATTCTGAAGATGCATTGATTCGTATTGATATGAGTGAATACATGGAGAAATTTGCTATCTCTCGTTTAGTAGGAGCACCTCCAGGATACGTAGGTTACGAAGAAGGTGGCCAATTAACTGAAAAAGTACGTCGTAAACCTTACGCTGTAGTTCTTTTAGATGAAGTCGAAAAAGCGCATCCAGATGTGTTCAACATGATGCTTCAAGTATTAGACGATGGCTTCTTAACGGATAGTTTAGGCCGTAAGATTGATTTTAGAAATACAATTATTATCATGACCTCTAATATTGGTGCCCGACAATTGAAGGACTTCGGACAAGGTGTTGGTTTTGGTACTTCAGCAATGAAATCTCAAACTGACTCTCACCAGAAAAGTGTTATAGAAAACGCCTTAAAAAAGGCTTTTGCACCAGAATTTTTAAATAGAATTGATGATGTAGTGGTATTTAATCCATTAGAGAAAGAAGATATTCATAAAATTATTGATATTGAGCTTCGTAAATTACTATTACGAATTAAAGAAATTGGTTATGAATTAACCTTATCTGACAAAGCCAAAGATTATATTGCTGAAAAAGGATTTGACAAACAATATGGAGCTAGACCATTAAAACGTGCTATTCAAAAGTACATTGAAGATGCTTTAGCAGAAGAAATTGTTAGTTCTAAACTGCAAGAAGGCGATACTATATTTATGGATCTTGATGAAGAAAAGGATGAATTAACCATAAAGATTGAAAAATCTAAAAAAGAATCTGAAGCCTAA
- the gyrA gene encoding DNA gyrase subunit A, with amino-acid sequence MAEGEKLIPINIDDEMKSAYIDYSMSVIVSRALPDVRDGLKPVHRRVLFGMYELGVRSTSAHKKSARIVGEVLGKYHPHGDTSVYDSMVRMAQEWSLRYMLVDGQGNFGSIDGDSPAAMRYTEARMRKIADDMLADIDKDTVDHQLNFDDSLQEPKVLPTRIPNLLVNGASGIAVGMATNMPPHNLTEVVDGTIAYIENNDITIDELITHIKAPDFPTGGIIYGYDGVKEAFHTGRGRVVMRAKASFEEVQGRECIIVTEIPYQVNKADMIKKTADLVNDKKIEGISTIRDESDRNGMRIVYILKRDAIPNIVLNTLYKYTALQSSFSVNNIALVNGRPQMLNVKEMIHYFVEHRHEVVVRRTEFELKKAEDRAHILEGLIIASDNIDEVIAIIRASSNADEARTNLMERFKLTEIQAKAIVEMRLRQLTGLEQDKLRAEYDEIKKTIEDLKDILARKERRMEIIKEELAEVKAKYGDDRRSEINFAGGDLSMEDMIPDEQVVITISHAGYIKRTALSEYKTQNRGGVGQKASSTRNEDFLEHLFVGTNHQYMLFFTQKGKCFWMRVYEIPEGSKSSKGRAIQNLISIESDDKVKAFICTQDLKDEEYVNSHFVIMATKKGIVKKTSLEQYSRPRQNGINAIGIREDDELLEAKLTTGTSEIFLGLKSGKAIRFEESKTRPMGRNASGVRGVTLASDDDEVIGMVSVHNFEEEILVVSEKGYGKRSSIEDYRVTNRGGKGVKTISITEKTGGLVAIKNVSDSDDLMIINKSGIAIRMSVEDLRVMGRATQGVRLINIKGKDSIAAVAKVMKDEDAVDELDVNDLDVDPENGTAIDTEDTETEE; translated from the coding sequence ATGGCAGAAGGAGAAAAATTAATTCCTATCAACATAGATGATGAAATGAAATCCGCTTACATTGATTATTCAATGTCGGTCATTGTGTCACGTGCGTTACCTGATGTTAGGGATGGTTTAAAACCAGTACATAGAAGAGTTTTATTTGGAATGTACGAATTAGGTGTTCGTTCAACAAGTGCTCATAAGAAATCTGCACGTATCGTGGGTGAGGTTTTAGGTAAGTACCACCCTCATGGTGATACTTCTGTTTATGACTCTATGGTGCGTATGGCTCAGGAATGGAGCTTGCGTTATATGCTTGTAGATGGTCAGGGTAACTTTGGCTCTATTGATGGAGATAGCCCGGCAGCAATGCGTTATACAGAGGCGCGTATGCGTAAGATTGCTGACGACATGTTGGCAGATATAGATAAAGATACCGTAGATCATCAATTAAACTTTGATGATTCTTTACAGGAACCTAAAGTATTACCTACTAGAATTCCAAATTTATTGGTAAATGGTGCTTCTGGTATTGCAGTAGGTATGGCAACAAATATGCCTCCTCATAACCTAACAGAAGTTGTAGATGGTACCATAGCTTATATTGAAAATAATGATATTACGATTGATGAGTTAATCACCCATATAAAGGCGCCAGATTTTCCTACGGGAGGAATTATTTACGGCTATGATGGTGTCAAAGAAGCTTTTCATACCGGTAGAGGGCGTGTGGTAATGCGTGCAAAAGCGTCTTTTGAAGAGGTTCAAGGACGTGAGTGTATCATTGTTACCGAGATTCCTTATCAGGTAAACAAGGCAGATATGATTAAAAAGACTGCCGATCTTGTTAATGATAAGAAAATAGAAGGAATTTCTACCATTAGAGATGAGTCTGATAGAAACGGTATGCGTATCGTTTACATCTTAAAAAGAGACGCTATTCCTAATATTGTTTTAAATACCTTATATAAGTATACAGCGCTTCAGTCTTCTTTTAGTGTTAATAACATTGCGCTAGTTAATGGAAGACCGCAGATGTTGAATGTGAAAGAAATGATTCATTATTTCGTAGAGCATAGACATGAAGTGGTAGTTCGTAGAACAGAATTTGAGCTTAAAAAAGCAGAAGATAGGGCACATATCTTAGAAGGTTTGATTATTGCTTCTGATAATATAGATGAGGTTATCGCTATTATAAGAGCCTCTTCTAATGCAGATGAAGCGAGAACAAACTTAATGGAACGCTTTAAACTGACAGAAATTCAGGCAAAAGCAATCGTTGAGATGCGTTTACGCCAATTGACAGGTCTGGAACAAGACAAGTTACGTGCGGAATACGATGAGATTAAAAAGACTATAGAAGATTTAAAAGATATTCTTGCGCGTAAAGAGCGTAGAATGGAAATCATCAAAGAAGAATTAGCGGAAGTAAAAGCTAAGTATGGTGATGACAGACGTTCTGAAATAAACTTTGCAGGTGGTGATCTTAGTATGGAAGATATGATTCCGGATGAGCAAGTAGTAATTACTATTTCTCATGCAGGTTATATTAAAAGAACAGCGCTTTCTGAGTACAAAACACAAAATAGAGGAGGAGTTGGTCAAAAAGCATCTTCTACTAGAAATGAAGATTTCTTAGAGCATTTATTTGTGGGTACCAACCACCAGTATATGTTATTCTTTACTCAGAAAGGAAAATGTTTCTGGATGCGTGTTTATGAGATTCCTGAAGGAAGTAAATCATCAAAAGGTAGAGCCATTCAAAACTTAATTAGTATTGAAAGTGATGATAAAGTAAAAGCATTCATCTGTACGCAAGATTTAAAAGATGAAGAATATGTAAATAGTCACTTTGTGATTATGGCGACTAAGAAAGGTATTGTAAAGAAAACTTCTTTAGAGCAATATTCTAGACCACGTCAAAACGGTATTAATGCTATTGGAATTAGAGAAGATGATGAGTTGTTAGAAGCTAAACTTACTACAGGTACTAGTGAAATATTCTTAGGACTTAAATCAGGTAAGGCTATTCGTTTTGAAGAAAGTAAAACAAGGCCAATGGGTAGAAATGCTTCAGGGGTTAGAGGGGTTACTTTGGCTAGCGATGATGATGAGGTAATAGGAATGGTATCTGTACATAACTTTGAAGAAGAGATTCTTGTAGTTTCTGAAAAAGGGTATGGTAAGCGTTCAAGTATTGAAGACTATAGAGTGACAAATAGAGGAGGTAAAGGAGTTAAAACAATTTCTATTACTGAAAAAACAGGAGGTTTAGTAGCTATTAAAAATGTATCTGATTCTGATGATTTAATGATTATCAATAAATCGGGTATTGCTATTAGAATGAGTGTTGAAGATCTACGTGTTATGGGTAGAGCTACACAAGGAGTTAGATTGATCAATATAAAAGGTAAAGATTCTATCGCAGCTGTGGCAAAAGTCATGAAAGACGAAGATGCTGTAGATGAGCTAGATGTGAATGATTTGGATGTAGATCCGGAGAATGGCACGGCAATTGATACTGAGGATACTGAAACTGAAGAATAA
- a CDS encoding homoserine kinase, whose amino-acid sequence MNANEIRVFCPATIANVSCGFDVLGLALDAVGDEMVVRKTTQKGIRITKLTGQNLPTETLQNVAGVAGLALLAQSDYEGGFDIEIYKKIKAGSGIGSSAASSTGAVWAMNALLGKPFSPLELVKFAMEGERLASGVAHADNVAPALFGGFTLVRSYQPLDVIKINTPKELYATVIHPQIEVKTSDSRRILKTTISLEDGIKQWGNVGGLIAGLFTEDYELIGRSLEDHIVEPIRSILIPGFDTVKQKALESGALGCGISGSGPSVFALSKGIETAKKVAQAMTDVYDKIGIDYDIHVSKVNTEGIKVL is encoded by the coding sequence ATGAATGCAAATGAAATTAGAGTTTTCTGTCCAGCAACTATTGCTAATGTCTCTTGCGGATTTGATGTTTTAGGACTCGCTTTAGATGCTGTAGGTGATGAAATGGTGGTTAGAAAAACAACTCAAAAAGGAATCAGAATTACCAAGCTTACAGGGCAAAATTTACCTACAGAAACCTTACAAAATGTAGCGGGTGTTGCCGGTTTAGCACTGTTAGCACAAAGTGATTACGAAGGTGGTTTTGATATTGAAATTTATAAAAAAATAAAAGCAGGAAGTGGAATTGGTAGCAGTGCTGCCAGTTCTACTGGGGCTGTTTGGGCCATGAATGCCCTTCTAGGCAAACCTTTTTCTCCATTAGAATTGGTGAAATTTGCCATGGAAGGAGAGCGTTTAGCAAGTGGCGTAGCCCATGCAGATAATGTTGCTCCTGCCCTATTTGGTGGTTTTACGCTTGTACGCAGTTACCAACCATTAGATGTTATTAAAATAAATACACCGAAAGAATTATATGCTACCGTTATTCACCCTCAGATTGAAGTAAAAACATCTGATTCTAGACGTATTTTAAAGACTACTATTTCTTTAGAAGACGGAATTAAACAATGGGGAAATGTGGGCGGATTAATTGCAGGCTTATTTACAGAGGATTATGAGCTAATTGGAAGATCATTAGAGGACCATATTGTAGAACCCATCCGTTCTATTCTAATTCCTGGTTTTGACACGGTAAAACAAAAAGCATTAGAGTCTGGCGCATTAGGTTGTGGCATATCAGGTTCTGGTCCCTCGGTGTTTGCATTAAGCAAAGGAATAGAAACTGCAAAAAAAGTAGCACAGGCTATGACTGATGTATATGATAAAATTGGGATAGATTACGACATTCATGTATCAAAAGTAAATACAGAAGGAATTAAAGTTTTATAA
- a CDS encoding NAD(P)H-hydrate dehydratase yields the protein MKIFSAKQIYQADKYTIEKQQIKSDELMERVAIQIFNWLHLRLQGAPVKIQLFCGIGNNGGDGVAVARHLQEHGYSIEVHIVNYSEKRSDDFLLNLKRLKDRKIWPNFINSDSDFPEISKEDIVIDAIFGIGLNRNPDTWVVKLMQKINASDAFVLAVDLPSGLYTDKPIKNKDAVVKANHILSFQTPKLVFLLPETGVYANQWEIIDIGIDAEFIANTEVDYELISKLEVLPSYIPREKFAHKGTYGHALIIGGSYGKIGAMQLASKSCLRSGAGLVTAYLPKCGYVPLQTALPEIMVLTDDQDEYISAVNFDITPDVIGIGVGLGTAKETQEALGTFLKSNKTPLVLDADAINILALNEAFLKNLPAQTVLTPHPKELERLLGKWKDDFDKLKKAKAFSKKYDCIVVIKGAHTITVYDGHGYINTTGNPGMASAGSGDVLTGIITGLIAQGYEHLTASIFGVYLHGTSGDIAVESTGYQSLTASALIDSLGSAYIDLFKQPEQPPQMEEQEQQ from the coding sequence ATGAAGATTTTTAGCGCAAAACAAATCTACCAAGCTGATAAATATACAATAGAAAAACAGCAAATAAAAAGTGATGAACTCATGGAGCGCGTCGCTATACAAATTTTTAATTGGTTACACCTTAGACTTCAGGGTGCTCCGGTAAAAATTCAGCTATTTTGTGGTATTGGAAATAATGGTGGCGACGGTGTAGCTGTCGCAAGACATTTGCAAGAGCATGGTTATAGTATAGAAGTACATATCGTAAACTATAGTGAGAAACGTTCTGATGATTTTTTGTTGAATTTAAAGCGATTAAAAGATCGTAAAATTTGGCCAAATTTTATTAATAGCGATTCTGATTTTCCAGAAATTAGTAAAGAAGATATTGTTATAGATGCTATTTTTGGTATAGGATTAAATAGGAATCCAGATACTTGGGTGGTTAAGTTGATGCAAAAAATTAATGCATCAGATGCTTTTGTTCTGGCGGTAGATTTACCTTCGGGACTTTATACGGATAAACCAATAAAGAATAAAGATGCCGTTGTAAAAGCAAATCATATTTTGAGTTTTCAAACCCCTAAATTGGTGTTTTTGCTTCCAGAAACAGGTGTTTATGCCAACCAATGGGAGATTATAGATATTGGGATTGATGCTGAATTTATAGCGAATACGGAAGTCGACTATGAATTGATAAGCAAATTGGAGGTATTGCCGTCTTATATTCCGCGGGAGAAATTTGCGCATAAAGGTACTTACGGCCACGCTTTAATCATTGGAGGGAGTTATGGTAAAATAGGAGCTATGCAATTAGCCTCAAAATCTTGTTTACGCTCTGGTGCTGGTTTAGTCACGGCATACCTACCTAAATGTGGTTACGTGCCTTTGCAGACTGCTTTGCCAGAAATTATGGTGCTAACAGATGATCAGGATGAATATATAAGTGCTGTTAATTTTGATATCACGCCCGATGTTATTGGAATAGGAGTAGGTTTAGGTACTGCTAAAGAGACACAGGAAGCATTAGGTACTTTTCTCAAAAGCAATAAAACGCCATTGGTCTTAGATGCTGATGCTATTAATATCTTGGCTTTAAATGAAGCTTTCTTAAAGAATTTGCCGGCGCAAACGGTATTAACGCCGCATCCTAAAGAATTGGAACGTTTGTTAGGTAAGTGGAAAGACGATTTTGATAAATTAAAAAAAGCAAAAGCATTTTCAAAAAAGTACGATTGTATTGTCGTGATCAAAGGGGCGCATACCATAACGGTATATGATGGTCACGGCTATATAAATACTACAGGAAATCCTGGTATGGCTTCTGCCGGAAGTGGTGATGTTTTAACTGGAATCATCACAGGATTAATTGCTCAAGGCTATGAACACTTAACGGCGTCAATTTTCGGGGTGTATCTGCATGGCACCTCTGGAGATATTGCGGTGGAGAGTACTGGCTACCAATCACTCACCGCTAGTGCACTAATAGATAGTTTGGGTAGTGCCTATATCGATTTATTTAAGCAGCCAGAACAGCCCCCGCAAATGGAAGAACAAGAACAGCAATAG